A genomic window from Oryctolagus cuniculus chromosome 12, mOryCun1.1, whole genome shotgun sequence includes:
- the NDUFA13 gene encoding LOW QUALITY PROTEIN: NADH dehydrogenase [ubiquinone] 1 alpha subcomplex subunit 13 (The sequence of the model RefSeq protein was modified relative to this genomic sequence to represent the inferred CDS: inserted 1 base in 1 codon; deleted 2 bases in 1 codon) yields the protein MASLKVKQDMPRPGGCSLIDCKRDLSRQRLWGYSMFAIGIXDLLFTYWGMTKWNRERKCLHIKDLEGHVAVMLLLQAEEDHWVLQTLWENREEEAITLKDAPDWQEGESMFHTTRWVLPMLGEMFGLRTTKKRLNTK from the exons ATGGCATCATTGAAGGTGAAGCAGGACATGCCCCGGCCG GGGGGCTGTAGCCTCATCGACTGCAAGCGGGACCTGTCGCGTCAGAGATTGTGGGGCTACAGCATGTTCGCCATAGGCA TGGACCTTCTCTTCACGTACTGGGGCATGACGAAGTGGAACCGTGAACGCAAGTGCCTGCATATCAAGGACCTGGAGGGCCACGTCGCGgtgatgctgctgttgcaggcagaggaggaCCACTGGGTACTGCAGACACTGTGGGAGAACCGTGAGGAGGAAGCCATCACTCTGAAGGATGCGCCCGACTGGCAGGAGGGAGAGTCCATGTTCCACACCACGCGCTGGGTGTTGCCCATGCTGGGGGAGATGTTCGGGCTGCGCACCACCAAAAAGAGGCTCAACACCAAGTAG